In a single window of the Sylvia atricapilla isolate bSylAtr1 chromosome 20, bSylAtr1.pri, whole genome shotgun sequence genome:
- the TRIM50 gene encoding E3 ubiquitin-protein ligase TRIM50, whose protein sequence is MALAGALERLQEEAICPICLEYMSEPVSIDCGHNFCRGCIAKHCQDKGLWADGPFSCPQCRACCHRSGFRPNRQLANIVEGIRQLGLRAGLGPELEPGTPLCPQHDERLKLFCEEDEEPICVVCRESLHHRPHTVYPIEEAAYVYKVKLQKSLENLSQEVEEVKKCESAERMKTQECKETVKKKRERIISEFGKLHRLLADEEKLLLQKLEEEEKQILLLINENLARLVKEKCLLEELILEIKEKSQQPADGLLKDMKSILSRCEGVKFQAPKAVSITLKENYSIPEHCLGMRDMLKKFKVDVILDPETAHPDLTVSEDRKSVRRGSKKLLLSLFDNPKRFGTAPVVLGSPGFFSGRHYWEVQVGDKPEWGLGLCREAASRKGSVPFSPSNGYWVLWLQNGGTYEALTVPISPLTLSVRPRRVGIFLDYEAGEISFYNVSNCSHIYTFTDKFSGNLRPLFFLGAFLGGRNAEPLVISWVRDPQGTGCIIL, encoded by the exons ATGGCGCTGGCAGGTGCTCTGGAgcggctgcaggaggaggccaTCTGCCCCATCTGCCTGGAGTACATGAGCGAGCCGGTCAGCATCGACTGCGGCCACAACTTCTGCCGGGGCTGCATCGCCAAGCACtgccaggacaaggggctgTGGGCCGACGGGCCCTTCTCCTGCCCGCAGTGCCGGGCCTGCTGCCACCGCAGCGGCTTCCGACCCAATCGGCAGCTGGCCAACATCGTGGAGGGCATCCGCCAGCTGGGGCTGCGGGCCGGCCTGGGGCCCGAGCTGGAGCCGGGgacccccctgtgcccccagcacGACGAGCGCCTGAAGCTGTTCTGTGAGGAGGACGAGGAGCCCATCTGCGTGGTGTGTCGGGAGTCCCTGCACCACCGCCCGCACACTGTGTACCCCATCGAGGAGGCGGCCTACGTCTACAAG gTCAAACTCCAGAAATCCCTGGAGAATCTGTCACAGGAAGTAGAAGAGGTGAAGAAGTGTGAGTCAGCAGAAAGGATGAAAACCCAAGAGTGCAAG GagacagtaaagaaaaaacGTGAGAGGATTATAAGTGAGTTTGGGAAGCTGCATCGGCTGCTGGCTGATGAGGAGAAGCTACTGCTCcagaagctggaggaggaagagaaacagaTTCTGCTGCTGATCAATGAAAACCTGGCCAGGCTGGTGAAGGAGAAGTGCTTGCTGGAGGAGCTGATCCTGGAGATAAAGGAGAagagccagcagccagctgatGGGCTGCTCAAG GACATGAAAAGCATCCTGAGCAG GTGTGAAGGGGTGAAGTTCCAAGCCCCCAAGGCTGTGTCCATTACCTTGAAGGAAAACTACAGCATTCCTGAGCACTGCCTGGGCATGAGGGACATGCTGAAGAAGTTCAAAG tgGACGTGATTCTGGACCCAGAGACGGCGCACCCAGACCTCACTGTGTCCGAGGACCGCAAGAGTGTCCGACGTGGGAGCAAGAAGCTGCTTCTGTCCCTCTTTGACAACCCCAAGAGGTTTGGCACCGCCCCGGTGGTGCTGGGCAGTCCAGGCTTCTTCTCAGGCCGCCACTACTGGGAGGTGCAGGTGGGAGACAAGCCCGAGTggggcctggggctgtgccgggAGGCTGCCAGCCGGAAAGGCTCTGTCCCCTTCTCCCCCAGTAATGGCTACTGGGTGCTGTGGCTGCAAAATGGGGGCACCTATGAGGCCCTGACCGTACCCATCTCCCCCCTGACCCTGAGCGTTAGACCCCGGCGTGTCGGGATCTTCCTGGACTATGAGGCAGGAGAGATCTCCTTCTACAATGTAAGCAATTGCTCCCACATTTACACCTTCACTGACAAGTTCTCAGGCAATCTCCGGCCTCTCTTTTTCCTGGGTGCCTTTCTGGGGGGCAGAAATGCAGAACCCTTGGTGATCTCCTGGGTCAGGGACCCACAGGGGACCGGATGCATCATCCTGTGA